The proteins below are encoded in one region of Pseudomonas helmanticensis:
- the yegS gene encoding lipid kinase YegS codes for MSERRALLILHGKQALNESVRAAVEAKREKGWELAVRLTWEAGDAQRLVTEALEAGYTQIIAGGGDGTLRDIAEALAQQPHKASLVLLPLGTANDFSRAAGIPLEPAEALELLDTPPSAIDLGEVGGQIFLNMATGGFGSQVTANTSEDLKKVLGGAAYLFTGLSRFSELHAAHGELQGPDFHWRGDLLALGIGNGRQAGGGHVLCPQALVDDGMLDISILPAPQELVGTLKNLLSDGFGIDNMFVRTRLPWVEIKVAEGLYINLDGEPLEGDSMRFEARPAALRVHLPKGSPLLGGKPSVNHQG; via the coding sequence ATGAGTGAGCGAAGGGCGCTATTGATTCTGCATGGCAAGCAGGCACTCAACGAGTCGGTACGTGCCGCCGTCGAGGCCAAGCGCGAGAAAGGCTGGGAGCTGGCGGTTCGACTGACCTGGGAAGCCGGCGATGCGCAACGTCTGGTGACGGAGGCGCTGGAGGCGGGGTACACGCAAATTATTGCCGGCGGCGGTGATGGCACCTTGCGCGACATCGCCGAAGCCCTTGCGCAACAACCCCATAAGGCCAGCCTTGTGCTATTGCCGCTGGGCACGGCCAACGATTTTTCTCGTGCGGCGGGTATCCCGCTGGAGCCGGCCGAGGCGCTTGAACTGCTTGATACACCGCCATCGGCTATCGATCTGGGCGAAGTGGGCGGGCAGATCTTCCTTAATATGGCCACGGGCGGTTTCGGCAGTCAGGTCACCGCCAACACCTCGGAAGACCTGAAAAAGGTCTTGGGTGGCGCTGCCTACCTGTTCACCGGATTGTCGCGATTCAGTGAGCTGCACGCCGCCCATGGTGAGCTGCAAGGGCCGGATTTCCATTGGCGTGGCGACCTGCTGGCGTTGGGCATCGGTAACGGTCGCCAGGCCGGTGGCGGGCACGTGCTGTGTCCGCAGGCGTTGGTCGATGACGGGATGCTCGATATCAGTATCCTGCCCGCGCCACAGGAGTTGGTCGGGACATTGAAGAACCTGCTGAGCGACGGCTTCGGCATCGACAACATGTTCGTCCGCACTCGCTTGCCGTGGGTCGAGATCAAGGTGGCCGAGGGGCTTTATATCAATCTTGACGGCGAACCGCTGGAGGGCGACAGCATGCGCTTTGAAGCGCGTCCGGCGGCGTTGCGGGTGCATTTGCCCAAGGGTTCACCGCTGTTGGGCGGCAAACCGTCGGTCAATCATCAAGGCTGA
- a CDS encoding molybdopterin molybdotransferase MoeA — MNPVGKPGKTASLMPVEAALARLLELAAASPISEREYLPLAEVQGRVLAEDLISTLDLPPWPNSAMDGYALNLADWTGAPLPVSQKVFAGQAPEPLQRGTCARIFTGAPVPAGADCVEMQENAEVQADGRVRFIETMAAGQNIRPQGQETTVGELILEAGTRLGPIEQGLSASLGCAGLNVVRKVRVAVLSTGDELVEPGQALGPGQIYNSNRVVLCSWLQRLGCEVIDAGILPDDLATTRTRLGELQDVDLILSTGGVSVGEADFLGIALREEGELALWKLAIKPGKPLTVGHFRNVPVIGLPGNPASTLVTFALLTRPYLLRRQGVKDLEPLKFKVPAGFDWPQAGNRREYLRGRLEQGRAIIYRNQSSGVLRSAAWADGLVEVLEGRTLVAGDEVGFIPMSDLLG; from the coding sequence GTGAATCCCGTGGGTAAGCCGGGCAAGACCGCTAGCCTGATGCCCGTCGAGGCGGCGTTGGCGCGCTTGCTGGAACTGGCCGCGGCCTCGCCCATCAGCGAGCGTGAATACTTGCCGCTGGCCGAGGTTCAGGGACGGGTGCTGGCCGAGGATCTGATTTCGACCCTTGATCTGCCACCGTGGCCGAACAGCGCCATGGATGGCTATGCCCTGAATCTGGCCGACTGGACGGGCGCACCGCTGCCGGTCAGCCAGAAGGTTTTTGCCGGTCAGGCGCCCGAGCCTTTGCAGCGGGGAACCTGCGCGCGGATTTTTACCGGTGCGCCGGTTCCAGCGGGTGCAGATTGCGTCGAGATGCAAGAAAACGCCGAGGTCCAGGCCGATGGCCGGGTACGTTTCATCGAGACGATGGCCGCAGGACAGAACATCCGTCCGCAAGGTCAGGAGACCACGGTCGGTGAATTGATCCTTGAGGCTGGAACCCGGCTCGGCCCGATCGAGCAGGGCTTGTCTGCATCGTTGGGTTGTGCCGGGCTCAATGTCGTGCGCAAGGTCCGTGTGGCGGTGCTGTCGACCGGGGATGAACTGGTCGAACCGGGGCAGGCGTTAGGCCCGGGGCAGATCTACAACAGCAATCGCGTGGTGCTGTGCAGTTGGTTGCAGCGGCTTGGGTGTGAGGTGATCGATGCCGGTATTCTTCCGGATGATCTGGCCACCACCCGAACCCGCCTGGGCGAACTGCAGGACGTTGACTTGATTCTTTCCACCGGCGGCGTGTCGGTCGGCGAGGCCGACTTTCTTGGCATCGCGTTGCGGGAGGAGGGTGAGCTGGCGTTATGGAAGCTTGCGATCAAGCCCGGCAAACCATTGACCGTCGGCCATTTTCGCAATGTGCCAGTGATCGGTTTGCCAGGGAACCCGGCGTCGACGCTGGTGACGTTCGCCTTGCTGACTCGCCCTTATCTGTTGCGCCGGCAAGGTGTGAAGGATCTCGAACCGCTGAAGTTCAAGGTGCCTGCGGGCTTCGACTGGCCACAAGCAGGCAACCGGCGGGAATATTTGCGCGGTCGTCTTGAGCAGGGGCGGGCAATCATTTACCGCAATCAAAGCTCCGGTGTCCTGCGCAGTGCTGCCTGGGCCGATGGTCTTGTCGAGGTGCTGGAAGGAAGAACGCTGGTGGCCGGTGATGAGGTGGGTTTCATCCCGATGAGCGATCTTCTCGGTTGA
- the moaB gene encoding molybdenum cofactor biosynthesis protein B: MKAKADVPFVPLNIAVLTVSDTRTLETDTSGQVFVDRLTAAGHLLAERVLLKDDLYKIRAQVANWIADDVVQVVLITGGTGFTGRDSTPEAVACLLDKQVDGFGELFRQISVADIGTSTVQSRALAGLANGTLVCCLPGSTNAVRTGWDGILGEQLDARHRPCNFVTHLKQAAPCESRG; this comes from the coding sequence ATGAAAGCCAAGGCTGATGTACCTTTCGTGCCGCTCAATATAGCGGTACTGACTGTCAGTGATACCCGTACCCTGGAAACCGACACCTCAGGCCAGGTCTTCGTCGACCGCTTGACGGCGGCTGGTCACCTTCTGGCGGAGCGGGTCTTGCTCAAAGATGATCTCTACAAAATTCGTGCGCAAGTCGCCAACTGGATTGCCGACGATGTCGTGCAAGTGGTGCTGATCACTGGCGGCACCGGTTTCACTGGTCGCGACAGCACGCCGGAAGCGGTAGCGTGCCTGCTCGACAAGCAAGTGGATGGTTTCGGCGAACTGTTCCGGCAGATTTCGGTAGCCGACATCGGCACCTCTACCGTGCAATCGCGCGCACTCGCGGGGCTGGCCAACGGTACGCTGGTTTGCTGCTTGCCGGGCTCGACCAACGCGGTGCGTACAGGTTGGGACGGCATTCTTGGCGAACAGCTCGATGCTCGACACCGCCCGTGCAATTTCGTTACGCATCTGAAACAGGCGGCGCCTTGTGAATCCCGTGGGTAA
- the mobA gene encoding molybdenum cofactor guanylyltransferase MobA, which produces MPLNTQLPPCSILLLAGGRGQRMGGQDKGLVEWLGEPLIAHLHRQVRALTDDLIISCNRNRERYAPFADQLVTDDEGGFPGPLAGILAGLNAARHSHLLVLPCDVPRIDAALLQSMRETARQNPEKPLMLRHDEHWEPLLCVIPVALLPAFEEAWNSGERSPGRVMRNLGACALECPDNDPRLANLNTPELLNSHNTVSD; this is translated from the coding sequence ATGCCCCTGAATACGCAATTGCCACCCTGCTCCATTCTGCTCCTGGCAGGCGGACGCGGCCAACGCATGGGCGGCCAGGACAAAGGACTGGTGGAGTGGCTGGGCGAACCGTTGATTGCCCATCTGCACCGCCAGGTGCGGGCGCTGACTGATGACCTGATCATCTCGTGCAACCGCAATCGTGAGCGTTATGCACCGTTTGCCGATCAGTTGGTCACAGATGACGAAGGCGGATTTCCCGGGCCGTTGGCCGGTATCCTTGCGGGCCTGAACGCCGCCCGCCACTCGCACCTGCTGGTGTTGCCATGCGATGTTCCGCGCATTGACGCAGCGCTGCTGCAAAGCATGCGCGAGACCGCCAGGCAGAATCCTGAAAAACCTTTAATGTTGCGCCATGACGAACATTGGGAACCGTTGCTGTGTGTGATTCCGGTCGCCCTTTTGCCTGCATTCGAAGAGGCCTGGAACAGCGGTGAGCGCAGTCCTGGCCGGGTCATGCGCAACCTCGGCGCCTGTGCACTGGAATGTCCTGACAATGACCCGCGACTGGCCAACCTCAATACCCCCGAACTGTTAAATTCGCACAACACTGTGTCAGACTGA
- a CDS encoding YgdI/YgdR family lipoprotein — protein sequence MTQRTLATFMLALGLATLAGCSSPTVITLNDGREIQAVDTPKYDDDSGFYEFKQLDGKETRINKDQVRTVKEL from the coding sequence ATGACTCAACGGACCCTCGCCACTTTCATGCTCGCACTGGGCCTGGCTACCCTCGCTGGTTGCTCGTCGCCTACAGTGATCACCTTGAATGACGGTCGCGAAATCCAGGCCGTCGACACCCCGAAATACGATGACGATTCGGGCTTCTACGAGTTCAAACAGCTGGACGGCAAAGAAACCCGCATCAACAAGGATCAGGTTCGTACCGTTAAAGAGCTGTAA
- a CDS encoding pseudouridine synthase, whose protein sequence is MSTSTFSAAQNQASTLYLPPGSWLTVLDCLCEHFSAIGREQWLDRIARGRVLDGQGQPITLDLPYKEGLRIHYFREVPDEKPIPVVESILYADEHLVVADKPHFLPVTPAGEYVEQTLLRRLIRRLDNPHLVPLHRIDRHTAGLVIFSANPQTRSAYQSLFPTRQIDKRYEAIAPALPDLDFPLIHKSRLVDGQPFFRMQEGPGVSNTETAVEVREKNGELWRYGLFPVTGKKHQLRVHMTALGASICNDPFYPDVLKDVEDDYANPLKLLAQGLRFIDPVTGEERQFESRITLQW, encoded by the coding sequence ATGTCCACCTCTACTTTCTCTGCTGCTCAGAATCAGGCCAGCACGCTGTACCTGCCGCCCGGTTCCTGGCTGACCGTGCTCGATTGCCTGTGCGAGCATTTCAGTGCGATTGGTCGCGAGCAATGGCTGGACCGGATTGCCCGCGGTCGGGTACTCGATGGTCAGGGCCAGCCGATCACGCTGGATCTGCCGTACAAGGAAGGTCTGCGGATTCACTACTTCCGCGAAGTGCCGGACGAAAAACCGATTCCGGTGGTCGAGTCAATTCTCTATGCCGATGAACATCTGGTGGTGGCCGACAAGCCGCATTTTCTGCCGGTGACACCCGCCGGCGAGTATGTCGAGCAAACCCTGCTGCGGCGCTTGATTCGGCGGTTGGACAACCCCCATCTGGTGCCGCTGCACCGGATCGATCGGCACACGGCGGGGCTGGTGATTTTCTCGGCCAATCCGCAAACCCGCTCGGCCTACCAGTCGCTGTTCCCGACACGGCAGATCGACAAGCGTTACGAGGCGATTGCCCCGGCCTTGCCCGATCTTGATTTTCCACTGATCCACAAAAGCCGCCTGGTCGATGGCCAGCCGTTCTTTCGCATGCAGGAAGGGCCGGGTGTCAGTAATACCGAAACAGCGGTGGAAGTCCGTGAAAAAAACGGTGAACTCTGGCGTTATGGGCTGTTCCCGGTGACCGGCAAGAAGCATCAACTGCGTGTGCACATGACCGCCCTTGGCGCGAGCATCTGCAACGATCCGTTTTATCCGGATGTGCTGAAAGACGTCGAGGATGACTACGCCAATCCGCTCAAGCTTCTGGCGCAGGGGCTGCGATTTATCGATCCGGTGACGGGTGAAGAACGGCAATTCGAGAGCCGGATCACTTTGCAGTGGTGA
- a CDS encoding transcriptional regulator: MVNVEQLKNSVNRMSVDVVREAVLELRLDGLVTEGKTPFNKLHFNTCFAEIEALFQRAGYHRQLDVVGYQGLLYALYDPGRWEAVDVLRWLKEFTEAAALKSIPA; this comes from the coding sequence GTGGTCAATGTCGAACAGTTGAAGAACAGCGTGAACCGGATGTCGGTTGACGTGGTGCGCGAGGCCGTCCTCGAATTGCGCCTGGACGGGCTGGTCACGGAAGGCAAGACGCCGTTCAACAAACTGCATTTCAACACCTGTTTTGCCGAGATCGAAGCCTTGTTCCAGCGTGCCGGTTACCACCGGCAACTCGATGTGGTCGGCTATCAGGGTTTGCTGTACGCCTTGTATGACCCGGGACGCTGGGAGGCCGTCGATGTGCTGCGCTGGCTAAAGGAGTTCACCGAGGCCGCGGCGCTCAAATCGATTCCCGCCTGA
- a CDS encoding glutaredoxin family protein — translation MPPECQLFGTLGCHLCEVAEAELMPFVEHGLLVELVDIAEDERWFEAYSLRIPVLRRVDTGAELDWPFSADQVVAFLR, via the coding sequence ATGCCTCCTGAATGTCAGCTGTTCGGCACCCTGGGGTGCCATCTCTGTGAAGTGGCTGAAGCCGAGCTGATGCCTTTTGTCGAGCATGGTCTGCTGGTCGAGCTGGTAGACATCGCTGAAGACGAGCGCTGGTTCGAGGCTTACAGCCTGCGCATCCCGGTACTGCGTCGGGTCGATACCGGTGCGGAACTGGACTGGCCGTTCAGCGCCGATCAAGTCGTGGCGTTCCTGCGCTGA
- a CDS encoding cation:proton antiporter produces the protein MFANLLIILASSLVVIALFRRLRLPPVLGYLCVGLLVGPSAFDWVNESEHLPDVAELGVVFLLFSLGLEFSLSKMIALRQVVFRLGSQQVLISTALLGSLLMLLGMPLTPALLLGAGLSLSSTAIVTKELGSLGEVFSSHGQNAVGVLLFQDVVAVLLLTLVPVFAGSSDQAWYWALPLTLAKTVVLFVGLLLASRWLLPRLFHEVAASRSAELFVLLALVIVLLTAWLTHLLGLSPALGAFLAGMLLGESHYRHQIEADIRPFRDILLGVFFVSIGMLINLQLFVSHSLLILGLTLGLMIIKGIVVALLVKWRGSDSETAWRSGLALAQGGEFCFALMAQMQQNSLMPNELGALLLAATFCSMLLTPLLLRAAPRLAAALHRKPNQEAQIEEISALNAGLDKHVVICGYGRVGQSIGRFMRNARQPFIALDNDPVRIQEAASGESDVHYGDSSRGDLLTAVGLLRARLLVIAVDQSDVALRILKEARRLNAHVPILVRTRDDSQWAELKAAGATEVVPELLESSLMLASHALIMLGLPAHQVQEKVDQVRIDRYRLLHGFYPGAVDEET, from the coding sequence GTGTTTGCCAATCTGTTGATCATCCTCGCCTCGTCCCTCGTGGTGATTGCCCTGTTCCGGCGCCTGCGCCTGCCACCGGTTCTGGGTTACCTGTGCGTCGGATTGCTGGTCGGGCCGAGTGCCTTCGACTGGGTCAATGAGAGCGAACACCTGCCCGATGTGGCTGAACTGGGCGTGGTGTTCCTGCTCTTTTCGCTGGGGTTGGAGTTCTCCCTGTCGAAGATGATTGCACTGCGTCAGGTGGTGTTTCGTCTGGGCAGTCAGCAGGTGTTGATCAGCACGGCGTTGCTGGGTTCGCTGCTGATGCTGCTGGGTATGCCGCTGACGCCTGCGCTGTTGCTCGGCGCAGGGCTGTCGTTGTCGTCTACGGCCATCGTTACCAAAGAGCTGGGCAGCCTCGGCGAGGTATTCAGCAGTCACGGCCAGAATGCGGTCGGCGTTTTACTGTTTCAGGACGTCGTCGCCGTGTTGCTGCTGACGCTGGTTCCGGTGTTTGCCGGCAGCAGCGACCAGGCCTGGTATTGGGCTTTACCGCTGACCCTGGCAAAAACTGTGGTGCTGTTTGTCGGGCTGCTGCTGGCCAGTCGCTGGTTGCTACCACGGCTGTTCCATGAAGTTGCCGCGTCGCGCTCGGCGGAATTATTCGTGCTGCTGGCGCTGGTGATCGTACTGCTGACAGCATGGCTCACGCATTTGCTGGGCTTGTCGCCTGCTCTGGGGGCTTTCCTCGCCGGCATGTTGCTGGGTGAAAGCCACTATCGGCATCAGATCGAGGCGGACATTCGGCCGTTCCGCGACATTCTGCTCGGGGTGTTTTTTGTCAGCATCGGCATGCTGATCAATCTGCAATTGTTCGTCAGCCACAGCCTGTTGATCCTCGGCCTGACGCTGGGACTGATGATCATCAAGGGCATCGTCGTTGCGCTGCTGGTGAAGTGGCGCGGCAGTGACAGTGAAACGGCATGGCGCAGTGGCCTGGCGTTGGCGCAGGGTGGCGAATTCTGTTTTGCCTTGATGGCACAGATGCAGCAGAACAGCCTGATGCCCAATGAACTGGGCGCTCTGCTGCTCGCAGCGACATTCTGCTCGATGCTGCTGACCCCGCTGTTATTGCGCGCCGCACCACGCCTCGCTGCGGCCTTGCACCGCAAGCCCAATCAGGAAGCGCAGATCGAGGAGATCAGCGCGCTCAATGCTGGCCTCGATAAACATGTGGTGATTTGCGGGTACGGCCGGGTCGGCCAATCCATCGGCCGTTTCATGCGCAACGCCCGGCAACCTTTCATTGCGCTGGACAATGATCCGGTACGAATACAGGAAGCCGCCTCGGGCGAAAGCGACGTGCACTACGGCGACTCATCGCGCGGCGATCTGTTGACCGCTGTCGGTCTGTTGCGCGCGAGGTTACTGGTGATCGCCGTCGACCAGAGTGATGTGGCCCTGCGCATCCTCAAGGAGGCGCGCCGGCTCAACGCGCACGTGCCGATTCTGGTGCGCACCCGCGACGACAGCCAATGGGCTGAACTGAAAGCCGCCGGCGCCACCGAAGTGGTGCCGGAGCTGCTGGAATCGAGCCTGATGCTCGCCTCTCACGCGCTGATCATGCTCGGACTGCCGGCGCATCAGGTGCAGGAGAAAGTCGATCAGGTGCGTATCGATCGCTATCGCCTGCTGCACGGCTTCTACCCGGGAGCCGTCGATGAGGAGACTTAA
- a CDS encoding ammonium transporter, giving the protein MENLQSAVDTLVHSSNTLFILIGAVMVLAMHAGFAFLEVGTVRQKNQVNALSKILSDFAVSTLAYFFIGYWISYGVTFMQPAAVLNADHGYGLVKFFFLLTFAAAIPAIISGGIAERARFVPQLCATALIVAFIYPFFEGMIWNGNYGLQAWLTLQFGAAFHDFAGSVVVHAMGGWLALAAVLLLGPRNGRYRDGRLVAFAPSSIPFLALGSWILIVGWFGFNVMSAQTLQGVSGLVAVNSLMAMVGGTMAALLVGRNDPGFLHNGPLAGLVAICAGSDLMHPVGALVTGAIAGALFVWCFTAAQVKWRIDDVLGVWPLHGLCGVWGGIACGIFGQTALGGIGGVSLISQLLGTALGVAVALLGGFVVYGAIKALHGLRLSQEQEYYGADLSLHKIGAVSQD; this is encoded by the coding sequence ATGGAAAATCTGCAAAGCGCTGTGGACACGCTGGTTCACAGCTCCAATACGTTGTTCATTCTGATCGGCGCGGTGATGGTCCTGGCCATGCATGCCGGCTTCGCCTTTCTTGAGGTCGGAACGGTCCGGCAGAAAAACCAGGTCAACGCATTGTCGAAAATCCTCAGTGATTTCGCCGTCTCGACGCTGGCCTATTTCTTTATAGGCTATTGGATCTCCTACGGCGTGACGTTCATGCAGCCAGCGGCTGTACTGAATGCCGATCATGGTTATGGACTGGTGAAGTTTTTCTTCCTGCTGACCTTTGCTGCGGCGATTCCGGCGATTATTTCCGGCGGCATTGCCGAACGAGCGCGCTTCGTTCCGCAGCTGTGCGCCACAGCATTGATCGTGGCCTTCATCTACCCGTTTTTCGAAGGCATGATCTGGAATGGCAACTATGGCCTGCAAGCCTGGCTGACGTTGCAGTTCGGTGCAGCCTTCCATGATTTCGCCGGGTCGGTGGTGGTGCACGCCATGGGCGGCTGGCTGGCGCTGGCCGCCGTGCTGTTGCTGGGCCCGCGCAACGGCCGCTATCGCGACGGACGACTGGTCGCATTCGCGCCGTCGAGCATTCCGTTTCTGGCGCTCGGTTCGTGGATTCTGATTGTCGGCTGGTTCGGCTTCAACGTGATGAGTGCGCAGACGTTGCAGGGCGTCAGTGGTCTGGTCGCGGTCAACTCGTTGATGGCGATGGTCGGCGGCACCATGGCGGCGCTGCTCGTCGGGCGCAACGACCCGGGTTTTCTGCACAACGGCCCGTTGGCTGGCTTGGTGGCGATCTGTGCCGGTTCTGATTTGATGCACCCGGTCGGCGCCCTGGTGACCGGAGCGATTGCCGGTGCATTGTTCGTCTGGTGCTTTACCGCTGCGCAGGTCAAATGGCGCATCGACGATGTGCTGGGTGTCTGGCCATTGCACGGTTTGTGTGGCGTGTGGGGCGGGATTGCCTGCGGCATATTCGGCCAGACTGCGCTGGGTGGCATCGGCGGCGTCAGCCTCATCAGCCAGTTGCTCGGCACCGCGCTGGGTGTCGCCGTGGCGCTGCTCGGCGGGTTCGTGGTCTACGGCGCGATCAAGGCGCTGCACGGGCTGCGCCTGAGTCAGGAACAAGAGTATTACGGCGCCGATCTGTCACTGCACAAGATCGGCGCGGTGAGCCAGGATTAA
- a CDS encoding DUF883 family protein yields the protein MASIKAKTAQEILMNDFQTLVADTERLLEHTATLAGDQADELREQIHDSLLRARETLKLTEDTLRERGQAAVSATEDYVSANPWQSVGIAAGVGFLIGLLATRR from the coding sequence ATGGCCAGCATCAAGGCAAAGACTGCTCAAGAAATCCTCATGAACGACTTCCAGACCCTGGTCGCCGACACCGAACGGTTGCTCGAGCACACCGCCACCCTGGCCGGCGATCAGGCGGATGAACTGCGCGAACAGATTCACGACAGCCTGTTGCGTGCCCGGGAAACTTTGAAGTTGACCGAAGACACCTTGCGCGAACGCGGTCAGGCTGCTGTCAGCGCGACTGAAGATTATGTCTCGGCCAATCCATGGCAATCGGTGGGCATCGCGGCCGGTGTCGGCTTTCTGATTGGCCTGCTGGCCACACGGCGCTGA
- a CDS encoding phage holin family protein produces MSIGESGPTAGTASSTRRLGAAVLGLLHSHVELFGIELQEQKSRTVSLLLFAGLALVFALLLLVGLSTLVMIIFWDTYRLAAIIGLCVFYTLASIFCGLRLKAAIFDESSPFHGTLEELANDRERLLP; encoded by the coding sequence ATGTCGATCGGTGAATCCGGCCCGACTGCGGGCACCGCCTCCTCCACCCGGCGCCTGGGCGCAGCCGTCCTCGGTCTGCTGCACAGCCATGTCGAATTGTTCGGCATCGAATTGCAGGAGCAAAAATCACGCACCGTCAGCCTGTTGCTGTTCGCAGGCCTGGCGCTGGTGTTTGCTCTGCTGTTGCTGGTGGGTTTATCGACACTGGTCATGATCATCTTCTGGGACACTTATCGCCTTGCCGCGATCATCGGTTTGTGCGTGTTTTATACCCTGGCTTCGATCTTCTGCGGGCTGCGCCTCAAGGCTGCAATCTTCGATGAGTCCTCGCCCTTCCACGGCACGCTCGAAGAGCTGGCCAACGACCGGGAGCGCCTGCTGCCATGA
- a CDS encoding EAL domain-containing protein, producing the protein MIDGQPLACFQPFIDTATGRIAGVEALGRLRQPDGQLTSVGPLFADPRMPAIALRRLDRQIRDNAISRLHEAPADWFLSLNMSPRWISRLRPDQALPSLKQLARHNVDPQRIVFEITELGGNGQRLAEVVARYRDAGARIAIDDFGAGYSQLDRVLALQPDILKLDMRLFQAAALGGPSSEVVKALAQMAEKTGCWIIAEGVETEAQLNFALECGSRYVQGFLFARAQEAFFATDAFVPRFAELRQRYVQQKLAERGRLMQMRQQLGELMAILQGWAGAHAPLSALPQLEAFPWLLRFYQCDRHGTQLTPNLEWRHNGWVADNRYLGHNWSWRPYFYHLLAEGWEERRLTLSNTYRDATSNQYCLTAGQFFDNGERLLLIDIDAAGL; encoded by the coding sequence GTGATCGACGGGCAACCGCTCGCCTGCTTTCAGCCTTTCATCGATACCGCCACCGGACGTATTGCAGGCGTCGAAGCATTGGGCCGCCTGCGCCAGCCTGATGGTCAACTGACGTCGGTCGGGCCGCTGTTCGCCGACCCGCGCATGCCAGCCATCGCCTTGCGCCGCCTTGACCGGCAGATCCGCGACAATGCCATAAGCCGTCTGCACGAAGCGCCGGCCGACTGGTTTCTCAGCCTCAACATGTCGCCGCGCTGGATCAGCCGTCTGCGCCCGGACCAGGCCCTGCCCAGCCTCAAGCAACTGGCTCGACACAACGTCGATCCGCAACGCATCGTGTTCGAAATCACTGAACTGGGCGGCAACGGCCAACGTCTGGCCGAGGTCGTTGCGCGTTATCGCGATGCTGGCGCGAGAATCGCCATTGACGATTTCGGTGCCGGCTATTCACAACTCGATCGCGTACTGGCGCTGCAACCGGACATCCTCAAACTCGACATGCGCCTGTTTCAGGCCGCCGCCCTTGGCGGGCCGAGCAGTGAGGTGGTCAAGGCACTCGCGCAGATGGCCGAGAAAACCGGCTGCTGGATCATCGCCGAAGGGGTCGAGACCGAAGCGCAACTGAATTTCGCCCTCGAATGCGGATCACGTTACGTGCAGGGTTTTCTCTTCGCCCGCGCGCAGGAAGCGTTCTTTGCCACCGATGCCTTCGTGCCGCGCTTCGCCGAACTGCGCCAGCGCTATGTGCAACAGAAACTCGCCGAGCGCGGGCGCTTGATGCAGATGCGCCAGCAACTCGGTGAATTGATGGCCATCCTGCAAGGCTGGGCCGGGGCGCATGCACCGCTCAGTGCATTACCACAACTGGAAGCCTTTCCCTGGCTGCTGCGCTTTTATCAGTGCGACCGCCACGGCACGCAACTGACCCCAAACCTTGAGTGGCGACACAACGGCTGGGTCGCCGATAACCGCTATCTGGGCCACAACTGGTCATGGCGTCCGTACTTCTATCACTTGCTCGCCGAGGGCTGGGAGGAGCGGCGCCTGACCCTGTCCAACACCTACCGCGACGCCACCAGCAATCAGTATTGCCTGACGGCCGGGCAGTTTTTCGATAACGGTGAGCGGCTGCTGTTGATCGACATTGACGCCGCAGGGTTGTAG